One Sanguibacter sp. HDW7 DNA window includes the following coding sequences:
- a CDS encoding Rne/Rng family ribonuclease yields MTLDNDATTGSSSAPAPRTRRRATRTVAAPGAAETAAPQADVTAPATVAPAADDSAADAPAPRRATSTRTRSAAKKTTADAPVADAPAADAAPAAAEKPAKPARRRAGRASGPAEGVAQTLDAAVAESAPAEEKVVAEKPAAKKSAAKATEAAAEAPAEKKPARRRSTRAAAAAEGTEPAVPAAEVPAEAEAPAEKPAKTRAAAKGSRSTKAARTAPAEVVPAEAPAAEPEVVEVAAEVPTTTPARRSRRAAGRPAGAPDAAKAQAAEASAPTEAAPAEAPAQEEKAETSAKAPARSRSSRSRAAKTAVAPVEAAEVEEAPATRLPMTALLFQAPDASKAPRRRRAQSTSGAPAPVVEPPAEDEVEETEVVEDVDAETTDADDTTDEDASEESDDSSDDEGGAPRRRRRRGGRGRRRSGSGQNGEASQNGDAEQDGDTEEPFDDGAAEPADASDEAASEDSDEQAEGSSSRRRRRRRRSGDSDGEPRQRRSSGSSTSSDEVTALKGSTRLEAKRQRRREGRDAGRRRQIITEAEFLARREAVERSMIVREKDGRTQIAVLEDGVLVEHYVSQAEQASMVGNVYLGRVQNVLPSMEAAFIDVGKGRNAVLYAGEVNWDAAGLEGQPRRIEQALKSGDPVLVQVTKDPIGHKGARLTSQITLAGRYLVYVPGGGMTGISRKLPDTERARLKKLLRELVPDTAGVIVRTAAEGASEEELRADIARLQDQWEKIEKKSKSGNAPVLLQGEPDMAIRVVRDIFNDDFSSLVVQGTDAWDAISTYVGELAPDLAERVTRWTEERDVFAGHRIDEQLAKGMDRKVWLPSGGSLVIDRTEAMTVVDVNTGKFTGSGGTLEETVTRNNLEAAEEIVRQLRLRDIGGIIVIDFIDMVLESNRDLVLRRLVECLGRDRTKHQVAEVTSLGLVQMTRKRVGQGLVEAFSTTCEHCHGRGFIVHAEPVEKGNGGNGGNSGNSGQQASEQQGESKRSRRKRGGATKEEQAPAAPAVPVLPAARAEVSATLAAIAAAAAHAHTDEPTADAPAAEAPVAEVPVAEVAADEAPAAEETAPAAVEPVEAPVVEEIVLDLPEPATKPRTARGRGSRRVTASGRAADREAKATEAKAPATDASAGEEARPRLDVLAELAQVRREDLH; encoded by the coding sequence ATGACTCTCGACAACGACGCGACCACCGGATCCTCATCGGCTCCCGCGCCGCGGACCCGTCGCCGCGCGACCCGTACGGTCGCCGCCCCCGGAGCCGCCGAGACCGCTGCCCCGCAGGCCGACGTGACCGCTCCGGCCACGGTCGCCCCCGCTGCTGACGACTCGGCCGCCGACGCGCCCGCGCCCCGCCGCGCCACCTCGACGCGCACGCGGTCCGCCGCGAAGAAGACCACGGCCGACGCTCCTGTCGCCGACGCCCCCGCAGCGGACGCTGCCCCCGCGGCCGCCGAGAAGCCGGCCAAGCCGGCGCGCCGCCGCGCGGGCCGTGCCTCGGGCCCCGCCGAGGGCGTCGCGCAGACGCTCGACGCCGCGGTCGCCGAGAGCGCCCCCGCCGAGGAGAAGGTCGTCGCGGAGAAGCCCGCCGCGAAGAAGTCTGCCGCGAAGGCCACCGAGGCTGCCGCCGAGGCTCCGGCCGAGAAGAAGCCCGCGCGTCGTCGCTCGACGCGTGCCGCTGCTGCCGCCGAGGGCACCGAGCCCGCCGTCCCGGCTGCTGAGGTTCCTGCTGAGGCCGAGGCCCCCGCCGAGAAGCCTGCGAAGACCCGCGCCGCCGCCAAGGGCTCCCGCTCGACGAAGGCCGCGCGCACCGCGCCGGCCGAGGTCGTGCCGGCCGAGGCCCCCGCCGCCGAGCCCGAGGTCGTCGAGGTCGCCGCCGAGGTGCCCACGACGACGCCTGCTCGCCGCTCGCGTCGCGCCGCCGGCCGCCCCGCCGGTGCACCCGACGCCGCGAAGGCGCAGGCCGCCGAGGCTTCCGCTCCGACCGAGGCCGCGCCGGCCGAGGCCCCCGCGCAGGAGGAGAAGGCCGAGACCTCGGCCAAGGCTCCCGCGCGTTCGCGCTCCTCGCGCTCGCGTGCCGCCAAGACTGCCGTTGCGCCGGTCGAGGCCGCCGAGGTCGAGGAGGCTCCCGCGACCCGCCTGCCGATGACCGCGCTGCTCTTCCAGGCGCCCGACGCGTCGAAGGCCCCGCGCCGCCGCCGCGCGCAGTCGACCTCCGGCGCCCCCGCGCCCGTCGTCGAGCCCCCGGCCGAGGACGAGGTCGAGGAGACCGAGGTCGTCGAGGACGTCGACGCCGAGACGACCGACGCCGACGACACCACGGACGAGGACGCGTCGGAGGAGTCCGACGACAGCTCTGACGACGAGGGTGGCGCTCCGCGCCGCCGACGCCGCCGTGGCGGCCGTGGCCGCCGCCGTTCGGGCTCCGGCCAGAACGGCGAGGCGAGCCAGAACGGCGACGCCGAGCAGGACGGTGACACCGAGGAGCCCTTCGACGACGGCGCGGCCGAGCCGGCCGACGCGTCCGACGAGGCGGCCTCCGAGGACTCCGACGAGCAGGCCGAGGGCTCCTCGAGCCGTCGCCGTCGTCGCCGTCGCCGCTCGGGCGACTCCGACGGCGAGCCGCGCCAGCGCCGCTCGTCCGGCTCGTCGACCTCGTCCGACGAGGTCACGGCGCTCAAGGGCTCGACCCGCCTCGAGGCGAAGCGCCAGCGTCGTCGCGAGGGCCGCGACGCGGGCCGTCGCCGCCAGATCATCACCGAGGCCGAGTTCCTCGCGCGCCGCGAGGCCGTCGAGCGCTCGATGATCGTCCGCGAGAAGGACGGTCGCACGCAGATCGCGGTCCTCGAGGACGGCGTCCTCGTCGAGCACTACGTCTCCCAGGCCGAGCAGGCCTCGATGGTCGGCAACGTCTACCTCGGCCGCGTCCAGAACGTGCTGCCGAGCATGGAGGCCGCGTTCATCGACGTCGGCAAGGGCCGCAACGCCGTGCTGTACGCGGGCGAGGTCAACTGGGACGCCGCGGGCCTCGAGGGCCAGCCGCGCCGCATCGAGCAGGCGCTCAAGTCCGGCGACCCCGTGCTCGTCCAGGTGACGAAGGACCCCATCGGCCACAAGGGTGCGCGCCTCACGTCGCAGATCACCCTCGCCGGCCGCTACCTCGTCTACGTCCCCGGCGGCGGCATGACGGGCATCTCCCGCAAGCTCCCCGACACCGAGCGTGCGCGTCTCAAGAAGCTCCTGCGTGAGCTCGTCCCCGACACCGCGGGCGTCATCGTCCGCACCGCGGCGGAGGGCGCGAGCGAGGAGGAGCTGCGCGCGGACATCGCCCGCCTGCAGGACCAGTGGGAGAAGATCGAGAAGAAGTCGAAGAGCGGCAACGCGCCCGTCCTGCTCCAGGGTGAGCCCGACATGGCGATCCGCGTCGTCCGCGACATCTTCAACGACGACTTCTCCTCGCTCGTCGTCCAGGGCACGGACGCGTGGGACGCGATCTCGACGTACGTCGGTGAGCTCGCTCCGGACCTCGCCGAGCGCGTCACGCGCTGGACCGAGGAGCGCGACGTCTTCGCGGGCCACCGCATCGACGAGCAGCTCGCCAAGGGCATGGACCGCAAGGTCTGGCTGCCGTCGGGCGGCTCGCTCGTCATCGACCGCACCGAGGCCATGACGGTCGTCGACGTCAACACGGGCAAGTTCACGGGCTCGGGCGGCACGCTCGAGGAGACCGTGACGCGCAACAACCTCGAGGCCGCGGAGGAGATCGTCCGCCAGCTGAGGCTCCGTGACATCGGCGGCATCATCGTCATCGACTTCATCGACATGGTGCTCGAGTCCAACCGTGACCTCGTGCTGCGTCGCCTCGTCGAGTGCCTCGGCCGCGACCGCACCAAGCACCAGGTCGCCGAGGTCACGTCGCTCGGCCTCGTCCAGATGACGCGCAAGCGCGTCGGGCAGGGCCTCGTCGAGGCCTTCTCGACGACGTGCGAGCACTGCCACGGCCGTGGCTTCATCGTCCACGCCGAGCCCGTCGAGAAGGGCAACGGCGGCAACGGCGGCAACAGCGGCAACAGCGGCCAGCAGGCCTCCGAGCAGCAGGGCGAGTCGAAGCGGTCGCGTCGCAAGCGTGGCGGCGCGACGAAGGAGGAGCAGGCGCCCGCGGCGCCCGCCGTCCCCGTCCTGCCTGCCGCGCGTGCCGAGGTGAGCGCGACGCTCGCCGCGATCGCGGCAGCGGCCGCGCACGCGCACACCGACGAGCCGACGGCCGACGCGCCGGCAGCCGAGGCCCCCGTGGCCGAGGTGCCCGTCGCCGAGGTCGCCGCGGACGAGGCCCCTGCGGCCGAGGAGACGGCCCCCGCAGCCGTCGAGCCGGTCGAGGCCCCTGTCGTCGAGGAGATCGTCCTCGACCTCCCTGAGCCCGCGACGAAGCCCCGCACCGCCCGCGGTCGTGGCTCCCGCCGGGTCACGGCGAGCGGCCGCGCCGCGGACCGCGAGGCGAAGGCCACCGAGGCGAAGGCCCCTGCGACCGACGCATCGGCGGGGGAGGAGGCGCGCCCGCGCCTCGACGTCCTCGCCGAGCTGGCGCAGGTCCGCCGCGAGGACCTGCACTGA
- a CDS encoding cytochrome ubiquinol oxidase subunit I yields the protein MEVLDLARWQFGVTTVYHFIFVPLTIGLAPIVAGLQTAWVRTGDEKWLRLTKFFGKLLLINFAIGVVTGIVQEFQFGMNWSEYSRFVGDVFGAPLAMEALAAFFVESTFLGLWIFGWGRLPKKIHLACIWAVAIATNLSAYFILAANSWMQHPVGTIFNPATGRAELVDIWAVLTNNTVLAAFPHTITAAFVTGGTFVAAISAWWMVRLARSKKPENVELARTTYRSGLRVGAWVMLVAGVGVALSGHTQAQLMFEQQPAKMAAAEGLCQTEDGAGFSILTIGNLEGDCDSVHHVLQVPGLTSFLATNTFDATIKGTEQLQEEMAKVHGATKGEHAQLNNLPVPTDGTADDPLDYIPNLAITYWSFRLMIGFGVFSALLAVGALWFTRKGAITDNVWFKRLALVALPAPFLASAFGWIFTEMGRQPWVVYPNPNPSGVDGVWMMTWRGVSNVTSPGVVLTSLITFTLVYGGLAVVWGKLMHRYTIEGVPLVVHDESPEARTDDDADAPLSFAY from the coding sequence GTGGAAGTACTCGACCTCGCACGATGGCAGTTCGGTGTCACCACCGTCTACCACTTCATCTTCGTCCCCCTGACGATCGGTCTCGCACCGATCGTCGCCGGCCTCCAGACGGCCTGGGTGCGCACGGGCGACGAGAAGTGGCTGCGCCTCACGAAGTTCTTCGGCAAGCTCCTGCTCATCAACTTCGCCATCGGCGTCGTCACGGGCATCGTCCAGGAGTTCCAGTTCGGCATGAACTGGTCGGAGTACTCGCGCTTCGTCGGCGACGTCTTCGGCGCTCCGCTCGCGATGGAGGCGCTCGCCGCGTTCTTCGTCGAGTCGACCTTCCTCGGCCTGTGGATCTTCGGCTGGGGACGCCTCCCCAAGAAGATCCACCTCGCCTGCATCTGGGCCGTCGCGATCGCGACGAACCTCTCGGCCTACTTCATCCTCGCGGCCAACTCGTGGATGCAGCATCCGGTCGGCACGATCTTCAACCCGGCGACCGGCCGTGCGGAGCTCGTCGACATCTGGGCAGTCCTCACGAACAACACGGTGCTCGCGGCGTTCCCGCACACCATCACCGCCGCGTTCGTCACGGGTGGCACGTTCGTCGCCGCGATCAGCGCCTGGTGGATGGTCCGCCTCGCCCGCTCGAAGAAGCCCGAGAACGTCGAGCTCGCACGCACGACGTACCGGTCGGGCCTCCGCGTCGGCGCGTGGGTCATGCTCGTCGCCGGCGTCGGCGTCGCCCTGTCCGGCCACACGCAGGCCCAGCTGATGTTCGAGCAGCAGCCCGCGAAGATGGCCGCCGCCGAGGGCCTGTGCCAGACGGAGGACGGCGCCGGGTTCTCGATCCTCACGATCGGCAACCTCGAGGGCGACTGCGACTCGGTCCACCACGTCCTGCAGGTCCCCGGCCTCACGTCGTTCCTCGCGACCAACACGTTCGACGCGACGATCAAGGGCACCGAGCAGCTCCAGGAGGAGATGGCGAAGGTCCACGGCGCGACGAAGGGCGAGCACGCGCAGCTCAACAACCTGCCGGTCCCGACGGACGGCACGGCCGACGACCCGCTCGACTACATCCCCAACCTCGCGATCACGTACTGGTCGTTCCGCCTCATGATCGGCTTCGGCGTCTTCTCGGCCCTGCTCGCCGTGGGCGCGCTGTGGTTCACCCGCAAGGGCGCGATCACCGACAACGTGTGGTTCAAGCGGCTCGCGCTCGTCGCGCTGCCCGCCCCGTTCCTCGCCTCGGCGTTCGGCTGGATCTTCACCGAGATGGGCCGCCAGCCCTGGGTCGTCTACCCCAACCCCAACCCGTCGGGGGTCGACGGCGTGTGGATGATGACGTGGCGCGGCGTCTCGAACGTCACGAGCCCCGGCGTCGTCCTCACCTCGCTCATCACGTTCACGCTCGTCTACGGCGGCCTCGCCGTCGTGTGGGGCAAGCTCATGCACCGGTACACGATCGAGGGCGTGCCCCTCGTCGTGCACGACGAGTCCCCCGAGGCCCGTACGGACGACGACGCGGACGCACCGCTGTCGTTCGCCTACTGA
- the cydB gene encoding cytochrome d ubiquinol oxidase subunit II has product MLPELWFVLIAVLWAGYLVLEGFDFGVGMLLPILGRNDKERRVVINTIGPVWDGNEVWLLTAGGATFAAFPEWYATLFSGFYLPLLLILVALIIRGVAFEYRGKIADARWASWADRGIIIGSWVPAILWGVAFANLVAGVKLDADHEFVGGFFSLLTPFTLLGGLVTLSLFLMHGAVFLALKTDGEMRVRAGRLARTLSLVATVIAGGWAVWAQLAYSVTWTWAAVAVAAACLVGVVVATRKDREGWAFLLSSVALVAAVVLIFGSMFPDVMPAIDPANSLTIHNASSTDYTLTVMTWVAAFLVPVVLLYQGWTYWVFKKRLTVEHIPDPIGLSLTKTNDITVG; this is encoded by the coding sequence ATGCTTCCCGAGCTCTGGTTCGTGCTCATCGCGGTCCTCTGGGCCGGCTACCTCGTCCTCGAGGGCTTCGACTTCGGCGTCGGCATGCTCCTGCCGATCCTCGGCAGGAACGACAAGGAGCGCCGCGTCGTCATCAACACGATCGGCCCCGTGTGGGACGGCAACGAGGTGTGGCTGCTCACCGCGGGCGGCGCGACCTTCGCGGCGTTCCCCGAGTGGTACGCGACGCTCTTCAGCGGCTTCTACCTGCCGCTGCTGCTCATCCTCGTCGCGCTCATCATCCGCGGCGTCGCGTTCGAGTACCGCGGCAAGATCGCCGACGCCCGCTGGGCGTCGTGGGCCGATCGCGGCATCATCATCGGCTCGTGGGTGCCCGCGATCCTCTGGGGCGTCGCGTTCGCGAACCTCGTCGCAGGCGTCAAGCTCGACGCCGACCACGAGTTCGTCGGCGGGTTCTTCTCGCTCCTCACGCCGTTCACCCTCCTCGGCGGGCTCGTGACGCTCTCGCTCTTCCTCATGCACGGCGCCGTGTTCCTCGCGCTCAAGACCGATGGCGAGATGCGGGTCCGCGCCGGGCGCCTCGCGCGCACGCTCTCGCTCGTGGCGACCGTGATCGCGGGCGGCTGGGCCGTGTGGGCGCAGCTCGCGTACTCGGTGACGTGGACGTGGGCCGCGGTCGCGGTCGCCGCCGCGTGCCTCGTCGGCGTCGTCGTCGCGACCCGCAAGGACCGCGAGGGCTGGGCCTTCCTGCTCTCGTCCGTCGCCCTCGTCGCGGCCGTCGTGCTGATCTTCGGCTCGATGTTCCCCGACGTCATGCCGGCGATCGACCCCGCGAACTCGCTGACGATCCACAACGCGAGCTCGACCGACTACACGCTCACGGTCATGACGTGGGTCGCCGCGTTCCTCGTCCCCGTCGTCCTGCTCTACCAGGGCTGGACGTACTGGGTCTTCAAGAAGCGCCTCACGGTCGAGCACATCCCGGACCCCATCGGGCTCTCGCTCACGAAGACCAACGACATCACGGTCGGCTGA